The Gracilibacillus caseinilyticus genome segment TTAACTGGTAAGAACGAGTAATTGAATCAAGACAATCGCTTTTTAAAGAGCATTCTCATAAGGGAATGCTCTTTTTTGTATATTAGAAGATCCTCTTATCTCATTCGCTGTGTACTATAATATAACCTAATAACCTATTAGATTCGTTCAGTTTGTTAGACCTAATAAGTAGCAAAAACCCGGAAGAATAGCCGTAAATCTACGAATAATGACATAAAAACTTGTGTTATATTACAAACCATGTCAATAATTGGGACTTATTATACAGTTTCATTACAGTCTTGTTAAAAACGTTTTCTCGTAGTTTTATTTATGTTAGATTAGTGAAGGTAGAAAGTTTGAAATGAAGATATAAAAAAATAATAGTTTAGTAGGGGTTATAGGAGGAAGTAACAATGCAAGGAAGCCTGAAAGGATTTGCGAAGCATTTAGCAGTTTCTGGTGTTATCGCACTAGGTCTTTCGTCGCAAACGGTATCGGCGGAAGCATCAGAATTAACTAAAGTTTATCATGTGTATGTGGATGACGAGCATATTGGTATCGTTGACAACAAGGAAGTAGTAGAAGACTACATAGCAGATAAAGTTTCCAGCCAAAGGGAAGAAAGTGATTATACATATTCCGTTGGTGAAGATGTAAATTACGTTACCGAAACTGTATTTACACCACAAGTAGATAATCAGGAAGTGTTAAATCAATTAGATCAAGATTTAACTGTAGCTGTGGAAGCAAAGACGCTCTCATTTGGAGATAATGTCGTAGGTGCTTTTGCTAATGAAGAAAAAGTAAATGAAGTCATTCAGGCATATAAAGAAAAATATGTTGACGCAGACGTCTTAGAAAAATTAGATAATGATTCAGCGTCTACCGAACCATTATCTGTAGGGGACTCTCATATTATAGACGTTTCACTAACGAAAGAGGTTTCAATAAATGATAAAAAAGTTCCCGAAAATCAGGTGCTTACCGTTGAACAAGGGGTAACGTTACTTGGAAAAGGGACACTGGAAGATAAGAAACACACAGTTGAAGAAGGCGATGTGCTAGGTTCTATCGCTAGTCAGTATGATCTTTCCCTAGACAAATTGCTTGAACTCAATCCTAAACTGGATGAAGATGCGCCTATTCAAATTGGTGATGAACTGAATGTTACAGTCTATGAACCATTTGTACAAGTTAGCGTTGTGGAAGAGAAGCTGGAAGAAGAAGAAATTGCCTTTGAAACAGATACGAAAGAATCGGAAGATATGTACAAAGGTGAAGAGAAAGTAACGCAAGAAGGCGAAAATGGTACGGTTGAGAAACAATACCGAATCGAAAAAGTAAATGGTAATACAGTAAAATCCGAAGTTACCGAAGAGAATGTAACGAAAGAACCGACAGATAAAGTAGTTGTTAAAGGAAGCAAAGTCGTGCCATCACGAGGGTCTGGTAAATTCCAATGGCCAGCAGTTGGCGGTGTGATCACAAGCCATGTTGGACACAGATGGGGATCGTACCACAAAGGAATTGACATCTCTGGCGTAAGTAATCGATCCATCCTTGCGGCGGACAATGGTACAGTTGTTTCGGCAGGCATGACTAGTGGCGGTTATGGAAATAAAATTGTCATTGATCATAACAATGGATACAAAACAATTTACGCACACTTGAATTCCATTAGTGTTTCCGCTGGTCAAACAGTGGAACAAGGACAAAAAATTGGTGTAATGGGCTCTACAGGCCGTTCCACTGGATTACACTTACACTTTGAAGTATATAAAGACGGTTCACTTGTTAATCCAGAAGATGTATTATAAAATTCTATAACAAACCTACTAAACAACCTGATAGATAGAAACCCTTGTTACAATGGTGTAACAGGGGTTTTTTGTGAAAAGATAAGAAAAACTGCATCGCCCTTATGCCTGGGCGAAAGTCATCATCGGTTTGCTCTAACTCACCGTGAGTCCAATTAACGCCGTCCAATCGCTACGTTTCTAAACAAGAGCTTGCGCTTTCCTTACACATTAGGGGAATTTTGGCTTAAGATGAAATAATAATAATATAGATTCTAATAATACGGATTATGTCAACCAAGAGGTCATTTTGAAATGATTTATGTGCTGGGATACCGCTCCGGCCAACCACTTCGCGTCCTGTGGGGCACGGAGCATATTTCCGGAGCTTGGCTACGCAGATAAAACATTTCAAAATTACTACATTGCAGTACAGTTCCACTTTACATAATCCGTATTATTGGTAGTTGTATATCGCCTTATGTTAGTTAGCACCTCGCGGATTTATGCCTGTTTTTTCTTATCATGAAGCATGAAAAGACATTTTTAGTAATTTCGGTTAGAATAGAACATAAGAACAATTAAATTGAAAAAGGACGTGCATGCTATGAGTCAAAAAATATTAGTTGTCGACGATGAGAAGCCAATTGCAGATATATTGAAATTCAACTTGGAAAAAGAAGGGTACGAAGTCTTATGTGCCTATGATGGAGATGAAGCCATTGAACTAGCTACAACAGAGGATCCTGATCTGATGTTATTAGATATTATGCTGCCGAAGAAGGACGGCAATGAAGTATGTCGTGAAGTCCGTAAAACACACAGTATGCCGATTATCATGTTAACGGCAAAAGATGCGGAGATCGATAAAGTATTAGGGCTTGAACTTGGTGCTGATGATTATGTTACCAAGCCATTTAGCAATCGTGAATTAATAGCCAGAGTGAAAGCCAACCTGCGTCGTTTACAGACAGAGCCTGCCAATCAAAAACGGGAAACAAGTGATATTACGATCGGCTCACTGGTCATTCACCCTGATGCCTATACCGTTACAAGAGATGGAGAGTATATTGAACTGACACACCGTGAGTTTGAATTGCTTCATTATTTAGCACGACATATTGGCCAGGTCATGACGAGAGAGCACTTATTAGAAACAGTATGGGGTTATGACTATTATGGTGACGTACGTACAGTCGACGTTACTGTAAGAAGACTGAGAGAGAAAATTGAAGACAACCCGAGTAATCCATTGTGGATCGTAACAAGAAGAGGTGTCGGCTATTATTTGCGTAACCATGAGCAGGAGTAATGCTTTATGAGTAGAGTTAGTTTTTTTCAATCAATTCGACTTAAAATTATCGTCATCTTGACTTTGTTTCTCATTTTGACGATTCAGTTGATCGCTACCAATTTCACCTCAGAATTAGAGGAGAATTTAGTTAATAATTATAAGGAAAACGTAGAAGACCGATTAACTGTACTGGAGAGAAATTTAACTGATGCATTTTTGACAGATCGATCAGGTGACGGTGATGGCCCGACACTGCAGGAAGATGTCCAGGAAATAACTAGACGTTACTCCTCTGATATTTTTTCTGATTTAAAAGTAATTGACTCACAATTCCGGGTCCTGGGATCGGATGATTATGAATTGGTTGGCAAGAAGGTTTCGGGCAATAACAGCATTCGAATGGCTCTTATTCATGGGCTGGAGGATCAGGATACTAAACGCTTGGAATCGTCCGGAGAGCGGGTTTATGTACGGTTAATCCCCATTATGAATGGTGAATCGCCTGTCGGAACAATTTACGTAGAAGCAAAGATTGAAGATATATACGATCAACTGGAGGAAATAAATAAAATATTCTTAAACGCGACCATCCTTGCGATTGTCGTGTCCATTATATTAGGTGTACTTGTTGCCCGTACGATTACGAAGCCGATTACCGAAATGCGAAAACAAGCGATGGGGATGGCACGAGGTGACTTCTCCAGAAAGGTAAATGTTTATGGGCAGGATGAAATCGGACAACTGGCCACGACTTTTAATGATATGAATGACCGGCTGCGGATTGCCAATCAGACTACAGAAGAGGAACGACGTAAGTTAAGCTCGGTTCTTTCCAATATGTCAGATGGCGTAATTGCAACAGATGAACATGGGAAAATTACACTAATGAATGACCCAGCCAATCATCTAATCGGTATTTCATTGGATGATGCCAAAGGACTGCCAATTGTAGAGGTTCTTCAAATTGAAGATAAAGTAATTGATGCGAAAGAATTAGACGAAGCAGGATCGTTAACAATCGATTACAGTGACGAAGAGCAGCTTTTCTTAGTAAAAGCCAACTTCTCGCTTGTCCATGATGAAGAGAATCATTTTATGGGCTTAATTACGGTGATTAGTGATGTCACCGAGCAAGAGAAAATTGACAGAGAACGGAAAGAATTTGTCTCCAATGTATCGCACGAACTACGTACACCGTTGACCACGATGCGCAGTTATTTAGAAGCACTAACTGACGGCGGTGCATTAGAAGATGAAGAGTTGGCTCCCAAGTTTTTGAGTGTAACACAGAATGAAACAGAACGAATGATTCGACTAGTTAATGATTTATTACAACTTTCCAAGATGGACAATAAGGAAAATGCGATTTTAAAACAGCGCTTAGATATAATCCCGCTTTTTCATCATATTTTAGATCGTTTTGAAATGAATAAAGCTGAAAAAATTCATTTTGAACGAAAAATCCCTGATGACAGCATTTTTGTAATGGTTGATCAGGATAAGATTACCCAGGTTACCGATAACATCCTGTCTAACGCTATTAAATATTCGCCAGAAGGTGGAAAAATTACCTTCCAAGTCATAAGGGAGCAGCAGCGTGTCCGCATAAGTATCAGTGACCAGGGGCTTGGGATCGCCAAGGAGAAACTGGACAAGATCTTTGAGCGTTTTTACCGGGTAGATAAAGCAAGGTCACGCGAGCTTGGCGGTACAGGATTAGGACTGGCTATTTCCAAGGAAATAATTGAGGCGCATCACGGTCATATCTGGGCTTCTAGTAAAGAGGGACAAGGGACGACTATTTTCTTTACACTACCGCTCACCAATCGAAAGCGAGGTAGTCAATCATGAAAATTAATTTCGAATTAATAAAAACTGTATTACTGTTTTTTTTAATTGTTATCAGTTTTCTTCTGACATTTGGTATATGGCGATATGAAGGGGAGTATGAAGCTTCTAACAGCCCGGATAATGCAGTAGCTGCAGAATTACCAGAGGGTACTGATATGACTACCAAGATGCTTATAAGCCCTTCGCAATTGGTAATTCATGAAGATGATTCGGTATATGGCTTTAGTGAAAAAAATCAGGAACTCACTACCTTTCAGGATATGGGACAGTGGGCTTTATATAATTTTCGAATGTTGTCCGACAATGAGAATATTGATAATATAATCGCTGATTCTGATCGAGTCATCGAGATTGTTTTTCCAACGTCATTACCGACTTCTGTCATCGGTACCATCTTCAACACAGATGAAGCAATTATTAACGATAGTAAATTCAGACGGATTTACATCCTTATTGACGAAAACCAGACAAATTGGCAAGTACTATTTGATAACGAGAACACAGATGGACTGGATATTCAAGCAAGTATTCAAAATATGGCAGAAGTAGTCGATTACTTTGAAGAAAATCTACAAAGTAAAGATGTAACGAGTTATGTAGAATTGGAAAGATCAACTGGATACAGTATTTATATTCCGAACCAAGCAAACATTATTGGGAAGAAATTCAGCTATAAAACCATTAGTCCTGATTCCTCCTCTTTTAAATCGATTTTCTTTGATGATTCTTCAAAAGTAGTAAATTCTCGTGATCGTGACGAAGGTCAAGAATTTTATAAGGATGATAAAATTGAAATTATTGTAGACAATCAGGGTAATTCAATGAAATACTCCAATTATACCGAAGTGAAGGAAGAGGTAGAGACTGATACGGACAATAATAATGATCGGTTGATTGATCAATCGGTTAAATATATTAACTCTCACAATGGCTGGTTAGTCGATCCGAGTTTGAGTATCGGTTACCGCTTAAATGCGCTAAATAATGTTAGTAACAGGATCGAATTCCGTATGTTGTATCAGAATTATCCAATTTTCTCAGATCAAGGTATTGCTTCTATGTCGTTAACAATTAAGAGTCAGACCGTTTCCCAGTATAACAGACCATTGCTGAAGTTGACCCGGGGTTATGACAAAGCAGCTACAAGTTTGATGACAGGTGAAGAATTAAAATCTTTTTTACAGACATCTGAGCAATATAATTATGACCAGATTCAAGATATCCAATTAGGTTATCACATCGAGCAGCAAGGCCAAGTTTTTGATTTGATTCCAACCTGGTATGTTCAAATATATGGCGGATGGGAAATGATTACGGGCAACACTGTTGATCAAGGAGGGAATGCAAATGCTGTGGGGACAAATTAAAACGTTATTCATCCTTTGCTTTCTTATCCTTGATATTATTCTTCTTCAACATTACATTAATGATCCAATCGATACGTTAGAAGACCTCCAGGTTAATGTAAAAAACAATGTTAGTGGCCTTGAACATATACCTGAAGAATTTCCTGCGGAGGCAGAAATGCTGTTTGCACAGCGTCGAGAATTTTCTAACGCAGAAAAAGAGGAGATTAGCAGTCTTTCGAAACAACGAAATTTGATCATCGAAGATCATTTGATTATTTCTCAATTGGACGATCCGCTGAAAATAGATATTGATGAAAATGCCAAAGCGTTGTCAGAGTATGTGTGGCATTTTGACGACTATAAGTATTTTGGTAAAGACGAAGCAACCAATACGTATATTTTTTTCCAATCACTAGAACGTCCAGTATATTTTAATTCAAGTGGTGTATTACTTGTGCAGGTGAATAATAATGGTGAAGCCACACATTACGTGCAAACACTTTTAGAAAAATCAAAAAATGCACCTCAGTCTGAAGCAGAGGAAATTAACACACCAATCGAGGCATTAAATGGCCTGTACTCAAGCAGCAACAGCTATATTGTATCCGGTGATGAGGTAACAGAAGACGTCGAGTTAGGGTACCACAACTTAGCGCCTCTTCCTAACAGTGTACAAGTACTTGCGCCAACATGGGGATTTGTAGTAAATGATGATAAATATTACTATGTCAATGCAGTTGAAGGTCATTTGACATCACGGAACACATCTGATTTCATTAGTGAAATGAAGACACAGATTAATCAATATTTTTCAGCAGACAGTAAAACCGTCATGCAAGTATCTGACAAAGATTGGGAACAGAAAGATATCATGAATTTTATTCAACAACTATTTGTCAAAACAGAAGATACAAACGGAGTGGAGTAAGAATGACATTACAATTTAGTGTATTAGCATCGGGAAGCTCGGGGAATGCTTTCTATATTGGAACGGAAAAAGAAAAAATTCTAGTCGATGCAGGATTAAGCGGGAAAGAAATGACCCGTCTGTTCGACGAAATTAATGTAGACCCTCACAGTTTATCCAAGATATTGGTGACACATGAGCATAGTGATCATATAAAAGGGTTAGGTATTTTTGCAAGAAAATATAAATTACCGATTTATGCAAATGAAAAAACATGGAAAGCGATGGAGTCTTCCATTGGAAAAATAGGATTAGATCAAAAATTTGTCTTCAATACGGAAGAAACAAAATCATTTGGCGATATCGACGTCGAATCGTTTGCGGTATCGCATGATGCAGCAGAACCAATGTTTTATACCTTCCACCACGAAGGGAAAAAAGTGGCGCTTGTTACCGACTTAGGGTATGTGTCTGAACGCATAAAAAAGACGGTTCAAGGAGCGGATGCGCTTGTTTTTGAAGCGAATCATGATGTAGAAATGCTGCGCATGGGTCGCTATCCCTGGAGTGTGAAACGCCGAATATTAGGTGACAGCGGTCACGTTTCCAACGATGATTGCGCGATAGCATTAAAAGATATTATAGATAATCAAACAAAACGTATTTATTTAGCCCATTTAAGTAAAGATAATAATATGAAGGATTTGGCTAGAATGTCGGTGCACAATGGATTACAAGATTTCGGTTTTGCGGTAGGAAATGATTTTACATTGCATGACACGGATCCGAAGACACCGACTCCAATCTTCGAAGTCGTTTAAGAAAGAAGGAGATTGCAATGGGCTATTACGATGACCATTACCAAACACGACAGAAGGTGAAAAGAAAAAGCTGGTTTATGCCTTTTGTCATTGGTATTGTATTGGGGGCGTTTTTGTTTGCGGTGTTATTACCGGCCATGGTAAACAACAATTGGTTACCATATCAAGTCATCCTCGGTGATGACACAGCTAACAGTGACCAGCAAATCCACCAGTCAGACGATCAAGAATCGGAGACGCCATCCACGTTGCAGAATATCCAAGTCGATATCTCGACGAAAGTATCAGAGATTGTTGGTGATATCTCACCAGCAGTAGTCGGTGTCGTCAACATTCAAACACAGTCAGACTTCTGGGAGCAGGAAGCGTCTGGCGAACAAGGGACAGGATCAGGCGTCATTTACAAAATAGATGGAGATAAAGCGTATATTGTAACCAACTACCATGTCGTCTCTGGTGCTGATCAACTGGAAATAGTCTTATCGGATGAAGAAGAAACAACGGTATCTGCCACGCTTGTCGGAAGTGATTTGTACACCGATCTTGCTGTTGTCGAAATGGATGCAGCTAACGCCAGCAAAGCGATTGAATTTGGTAATTCAGATGATGTACATGTAGGAGAGCCAGCGATTGCGATCGGAAATCCATTAGGTTTGCACTTATCAGGTTCTGTCACACAAGGTATTATCAGTGGGAAACAAAGAGCCATCCCACAAGATTTTAATTCAGATGGTAGAGCAGATTGGCAGGCAGAAGTTATTCAGACAGATGCCGCCATAAACCCGGGAAATAGTGGGGGTGCTCTTATCAATATGGATGGTAAGCTAATTGGCATTAATTCGATGAAAATTGCCCAAAATGAAGTGGAAGGGATAGGATTTGCGATTCCAGTCGATGACGTCGTACCGATCATTGAGGAACTTGAACAAAATGGCGAAATAAAGCGACCATACTTAGGGATTGAAGCATATTCCTTGAACGACATAGCTCGAGTAGAATGGGAAAGAAGCTTGAATTTACCGAGTGAGGTGGAAGGCGGTATTTATATCCGAAGTGTGGAACCAATGTCTCCAGCAGACAATGGTGGTCTTACAGAGTACGATGTGATTACGCAGTTAGACGGTGAGCCGATTGAAGATATTGTTGATTTACGAAAGCATCTCTATTCTGTCAAATCAATCGGAGATTCCTTAACGATTACGTATTATCGAGAGGGAGAGAAGCAAGAAACGACTGTGGAATTAACCTCCCTGTCATACTAGCAGAATGTGGATAAAGATCGAATAAACAGATCTTTATCCACATTTTTTATCATTTATTCACATACTGTGGACAGAATTAAAAGATGTTGTCTAGATATGGTGGAGAACATAAATTCCTATACGATATATATAAGTAAATTGTGAGTATGTGTATAAACCTGTGGATAAAAGGCGGGTTTTTAAAGGGAAGTGTGGATAAAGGTGCAAAAATGTGAATGATTAGCAGATATTGTGGATAAAGTTATGGATATTATTTGATTTTCCACAGCAAAGGTAGTATGTTTTGTAATGAACCAAGCATTAAAAGCAAAAAAGGGAGAATCTAAAATATGTACAAGGAACCAATATTTTTACAAGCCATTTTTCAAGAACGTATCTGGGGAGGACAAAAGCTGCACAGCGAGTTTCATTATACGATTCCTTATGAAAAAACAGGTGAAGCATGGGCAATTTCTGCACATGAAAATGGTCCAAGTCAAATTATAAATGGAGCTTTAAAAGGACAAACTTTACTACAAGCTTGGAATGAGAACGGAGAACTATTTAATAAATCTGTGGATAACTCAGAGGCTTATCCACTGTTAATTAAAATTTTGGATGCAAATGATAATCTATCTGTTCAAGTGCATCCCGATGATCAATATGCACGTGAAGTAGCAAATGAAGCATACGGTAAGACAGAGTGCTGGTATGTATTAAGTGCGGAAGAAGGTGCGGAACTTATCATTGGTCATCACGCTCAGACCAGGGAAGAGTTAGAGCAGTTAATTGATCAAGGCAAGTGGGATGCGTTATTGCGACGTGTGCCAGTCAAGGCAGGAGATTTTGTCTATGTGCCAAGCGGTACGATTCATGCGATTGGAAAGGGCATTGTCATTTTAGAAACACAACAAAGCTCGGACATAACCTACCGTGTCTATGATTATGACCGTACCGATGCAGCAGGTAACACAAGACAATTACATCTGAAAGAAGCAAAAGAGGTCACCACCGTTCCACATGAAACGCCATCACTTAATCAAATGGTGGTAAATAAAGAAGGTTTGAAAGAAACACAGTTAGTGGCTGAGAAATATTTTACTGTGTATCACTGGGAGCTTGATGGAGAAGCCTCTTTAGAGAGAGAGACAGATTTTCTACAAGTAAGTATGGTAACAGGGGAAAGTACGATTGCAACAGGAGATAAAGTCTATACGATTAAGAAAGGCGATCATTTCATTATTCCAGCAACAGTTGATACGTATCAATTAAAAGGTAACGGTGAATTTATTGTGTCACATCCTTCATAAGAAGAAAGCTGCCGATTGTGGCGGCTTTTCTAATCAGATATGAAAGTATGCAATCTGAGGCAAAGGGAAAAAAGTACAGGTTCAGTGAGAGTAATTATTTAATCGTACTGTGCGGCTCAATCGGACAAAATTGAGAGTGTGAAGAAGGTGATTGTCCGATAGAAGAGCTCAATCGGACAAAAAGAAGGTCGAGAAGGGTTCAAATGTCCGATAGTACAACCCCCACAAGGGCCCAAAACAAACAAAAAATCCGAGGCAAAGTTCCGATAGAATAAACGTCCGTCAGCACAGCATCCGACGATCCTTCGTCATCCTCCATAAAAACACACTCAACTTTATCACACTAATTACTATTAATAAATACTTCCTCAAGTAACTATTGTCCCATACTCATTTATATAATGGAAAGCCCGATAAAAAAACCAAATCATTTGCGTCTTACCCGTCCATTGATGAAAGAAAACCAGCGCCATGATTGGATTTTACCACTTGCAGGAGTCGTGTTTGTTTGGAATGATCGTCAGTAACCGTGTAAAGTTTGTGTTAATTAATCTCCGTATATATTCCTATTCTACAGTCCCTTTTGTACAATGATTATGGGACTATAGAAGGGGGAACGATTGTGTTTAAAAGTAGAAAGCTATCGATGAAGGTTCGAATATTCCTTAGTTTTATGACATTTTTACTATTGTTTTTAGTTAGCAGTGCATGGAGTTTCTTTCATTTTCAAAACATTGAAGTGAGTAACCATGAAATTGATGAAGAGCATCTGCCTATGTTACAAACCGCAACAGACAGTTATAAGCGGATGTATGAGGTACATAATACATTGCAAGAAACAGCATCGACTACAATGTCTGTCTCCGTCAATAATTTTAAGAAAGAGATAGAAGAAGCACTGACATTAATGGAAGAAGATTTATCGGAAATTGACGCCTATATTCAAGACTTGCAACGGCAGGAATTAGAAGATAGTTACAACAATTATCGCCAATCCTGGCAACGGTATCAGGAAGTCGCTAATCGTGTGATTGAAGCTGCTGAAACAAAACAAACAACAGTGGCTCAAGATGAACTATATAAAAGCATTGCATTTTTTGAGCGCTCTGCTCAAGAAATGTCCAATATGCAGCAATCATTAAATCAATATATTGCCGATCAGACAGAGAAGTCGGTTACGATGAGTGAACAAGCGATTCAATCGAATATTATCATTAGCATTATTGCGATTGTTTTGGCGTGTCTTTTAGGCTTTTTCACACAAAATTATATCCGTAAACCAATTATTCATATCGCTGATTATGTGGACCAAATAGCAGATGGTGATTTAACGATGCCATCATTAACACATAAGAGTAAGGATGAGATCGGTCGATTAACAACTAGTATGAATTATTTAAAAGAGTCGATGCAGACCATTTTTTCAACGGTTCATCGATATAGTCAGCAATCGACAGAGACGAGCTACCAACTGTCATCGCAAATGAAAGATACGGTGAATGGAATTGACCAAGTCGCTGATTCTGTCAGTGAATTCGCAGTACAATCTCAATCGCAGCTGTCAGGCATTACAGAATCTACTGATTTGCTTCACCATGTGGACCAAATGCTGGATCAAGTAAAACAATTAACCAACGATATGAACGAATCAAGTGTTGAAGCCAATCGCAAGGCGCAATCTGGTGTAAAGGAAATGGAGAGTATCCAGGCAGGAACGGATGAGATGGATAAAAGCATGCAATCCTCGGTGGAAGAACTGCGCTATCTCGATAAAAAAATGGAAATGATGGATCAGTTCGTCCAAACGATTGATCAAATTGCCGGACAAACGAACCTGTTATCACTGA includes the following:
- the manA gene encoding mannose-6-phosphate isomerase, class I, whose product is MYKEPIFLQAIFQERIWGGQKLHSEFHYTIPYEKTGEAWAISAHENGPSQIINGALKGQTLLQAWNENGELFNKSVDNSEAYPLLIKILDANDNLSVQVHPDDQYAREVANEAYGKTECWYVLSAEEGAELIIGHHAQTREELEQLIDQGKWDALLRRVPVKAGDFVYVPSGTIHAIGKGIVILETQQSSDITYRVYDYDRTDAAGNTRQLHLKEAKEVTTVPHETPSLNQMVVNKEGLKETQLVAEKYFTVYHWELDGEASLERETDFLQVSMVTGESTIATGDKVYTIKKGDHFIIPATVDTYQLKGNGEFIVSHPS
- a CDS encoding YycH family regulatory protein, with product MKINFELIKTVLLFFLIVISFLLTFGIWRYEGEYEASNSPDNAVAAELPEGTDMTTKMLISPSQLVIHEDDSVYGFSEKNQELTTFQDMGQWALYNFRMLSDNENIDNIIADSDRVIEIVFPTSLPTSVIGTIFNTDEAIINDSKFRRIYILIDENQTNWQVLFDNENTDGLDIQASIQNMAEVVDYFEENLQSKDVTSYVELERSTGYSIYIPNQANIIGKKFSYKTISPDSSSFKSIFFDDSSKVVNSRDRDEGQEFYKDDKIEIIVDNQGNSMKYSNYTEVKEEVETDTDNNNDRLIDQSVKYINSHNGWLVDPSLSIGYRLNALNNVSNRIEFRMLYQNYPIFSDQGIASMSLTIKSQTVSQYNRPLLKLTRGYDKAATSLMTGEELKSFLQTSEQYNYDQIQDIQLGYHIEQQGQVFDLIPTWYVQIYGGWEMITGNTVDQGGNANAVGTN
- the walK gene encoding cell wall metabolism sensor histidine kinase WalK — its product is MSRVSFFQSIRLKIIVILTLFLILTIQLIATNFTSELEENLVNNYKENVEDRLTVLERNLTDAFLTDRSGDGDGPTLQEDVQEITRRYSSDIFSDLKVIDSQFRVLGSDDYELVGKKVSGNNSIRMALIHGLEDQDTKRLESSGERVYVRLIPIMNGESPVGTIYVEAKIEDIYDQLEEINKIFLNATILAIVVSIILGVLVARTITKPITEMRKQAMGMARGDFSRKVNVYGQDEIGQLATTFNDMNDRLRIANQTTEEERRKLSSVLSNMSDGVIATDEHGKITLMNDPANHLIGISLDDAKGLPIVEVLQIEDKVIDAKELDEAGSLTIDYSDEEQLFLVKANFSLVHDEENHFMGLITVISDVTEQEKIDRERKEFVSNVSHELRTPLTTMRSYLEALTDGGALEDEELAPKFLSVTQNETERMIRLVNDLLQLSKMDNKENAILKQRLDIIPLFHHILDRFEMNKAEKIHFERKIPDDSIFVMVDQDKITQVTDNILSNAIKYSPEGGKITFQVIREQQRVRISISDQGLGIAKEKLDKIFERFYRVDKARSRELGGTGLGLAISKEIIEAHHGHIWASSKEGQGTTIFFTLPLTNRKRGSQS
- a CDS encoding MBL fold metallo-hydrolase translates to MTLQFSVLASGSSGNAFYIGTEKEKILVDAGLSGKEMTRLFDEINVDPHSLSKILVTHEHSDHIKGLGIFARKYKLPIYANEKTWKAMESSIGKIGLDQKFVFNTEETKSFGDIDVESFAVSHDAAEPMFYTFHHEGKKVALVTDLGYVSERIKKTVQGADALVFEANHDVEMLRMGRYPWSVKRRILGDSGHVSNDDCAIALKDIIDNQTKRIYLAHLSKDNNMKDLARMSVHNGLQDFGFAVGNDFTLHDTDPKTPTPIFEVV
- a CDS encoding two-component system regulatory protein YycI, producing the protein MLWGQIKTLFILCFLILDIILLQHYINDPIDTLEDLQVNVKNNVSGLEHIPEEFPAEAEMLFAQRREFSNAEKEEISSLSKQRNLIIEDHLIISQLDDPLKIDIDENAKALSEYVWHFDDYKYFGKDEATNTYIFFQSLERPVYFNSSGVLLVQVNNNGEATHYVQTLLEKSKNAPQSEAEEINTPIEALNGLYSSSNSYIVSGDEVTEDVELGYHNLAPLPNSVQVLAPTWGFVVNDDKYYYVNAVEGHLTSRNTSDFISEMKTQINQYFSADSKTVMQVSDKDWEQKDIMNFIQQLFVKTEDTNGVE
- a CDS encoding peptidoglycan DD-metalloendopeptidase family protein; translation: MQGSLKGFAKHLAVSGVIALGLSSQTVSAEASELTKVYHVYVDDEHIGIVDNKEVVEDYIADKVSSQREESDYTYSVGEDVNYVTETVFTPQVDNQEVLNQLDQDLTVAVEAKTLSFGDNVVGAFANEEKVNEVIQAYKEKYVDADVLEKLDNDSASTEPLSVGDSHIIDVSLTKEVSINDKKVPENQVLTVEQGVTLLGKGTLEDKKHTVEEGDVLGSIASQYDLSLDKLLELNPKLDEDAPIQIGDELNVTVYEPFVQVSVVEEKLEEEEIAFETDTKESEDMYKGEEKVTQEGENGTVEKQYRIEKVNGNTVKSEVTEENVTKEPTDKVVVKGSKVVPSRGSGKFQWPAVGGVITSHVGHRWGSYHKGIDISGVSNRSILAADNGTVVSAGMTSGGYGNKIVIDHNNGYKTIYAHLNSISVSAGQTVEQGQKIGVMGSTGRSTGLHLHFEVYKDGSLVNPEDVL
- a CDS encoding S1C family serine protease, translated to MGYYDDHYQTRQKVKRKSWFMPFVIGIVLGAFLFAVLLPAMVNNNWLPYQVILGDDTANSDQQIHQSDDQESETPSTLQNIQVDISTKVSEIVGDISPAVVGVVNIQTQSDFWEQEASGEQGTGSGVIYKIDGDKAYIVTNYHVVSGADQLEIVLSDEEETTVSATLVGSDLYTDLAVVEMDAANASKAIEFGNSDDVHVGEPAIAIGNPLGLHLSGSVTQGIISGKQRAIPQDFNSDGRADWQAEVIQTDAAINPGNSGGALINMDGKLIGINSMKIAQNEVEGIGFAIPVDDVVPIIEELEQNGEIKRPYLGIEAYSLNDIARVEWERSLNLPSEVEGGIYIRSVEPMSPADNGGLTEYDVITQLDGEPIEDIVDLRKHLYSVKSIGDSLTITYYREGEKQETTVELTSLSY
- the yycF gene encoding response regulator YycF, whose amino-acid sequence is MSQKILVVDDEKPIADILKFNLEKEGYEVLCAYDGDEAIELATTEDPDLMLLDIMLPKKDGNEVCREVRKTHSMPIIMLTAKDAEIDKVLGLELGADDYVTKPFSNRELIARVKANLRRLQTEPANQKRETSDITIGSLVIHPDAYTVTRDGEYIELTHREFELLHYLARHIGQVMTREHLLETVWGYDYYGDVRTVDVTVRRLREKIEDNPSNPLWIVTRRGVGYYLRNHEQE